A stretch of DNA from Arthrobacter globiformis:
TCACCGACCGCCTCGCGGCTCGCTACCCCGAAACGCCCCGGAACCTGATCGCCGCCGTCGTGGCCGAGGAATACGCACTCCTGGACAGTGGCCGGATCCGCACCTACATCCCGACCCTGGTTGAACGCGGCGCTAGGAACAGGCTCAGGGAAAGCGCCAGCGCGCCGCCCTCCGGCATCTGACATTCGGGCCGTGCTGCACGCGCCGGAGCAATCCGCAGCACTCCAAGCAAACTCCCCTCGGTCTCACTCTGACCGGGGCGGGCGGCATCACCTACCGTGCGGCGAGCCGTTCTGCATTCTTGCTCATGCGCTCGAGGACGCTGACAGCCATGGCATACTCATCCATGCCGATGCCTGCCGTCAGCTCAAGGCGCGCGGCTTCCACCAGCCCGGATGCCGCCGCATGCAAGGCCACACCTGCATCAGTCAGACCGAGCCGACCATCCAGCAGGAATAACAGATCCCTTCGTACCATCCCGGCCATGTCCCGTTCCTGGGCCGCCTCGGCGTCAGCGGCGGCGAACGGGCGCAGGGTATGCTTCAGCTCCCCGGGGGTGACAGGGCCAGAACTCAGCGTGTTGAGGACCATGCCACTGTCTTCTGGTCAGGCGGACACGGGCGAGGGTGGAATCAAGATGTGTCTCCAGCGCTTCATCCAAACGCCTGACCCAATAACCGATAGGCCTGTTCACCATGCCATGGTCGCAGGAGCCTTCCACCTAGGCAACGTCCGGGCAGTCGGTTCAGGACCTCTGGCCTGCAGGCGACCGATCTGGAAGGATCTCACCATGCGAAGGGTCGTCGTCTGCAATATCGCGTCCGTGGACGGCTTCTACGCTGCCAGCGATGGAAATCCCCTCGTGCTGAACATGGATGCAGCATTCGACGAATACAACCGCACGCGGATCGAGGCGGCGGACATGCTGCTCCTGGGCCGGAAGTCCTTCGAAGGCTTCAGCTCGTACTGGCCAGGAATAGCTACCGCCCCTGACGATCCGGGGAACCGCGCGGTCAGCGAGGACAACCGCCGGATCAGCCGGGCCTTCAACTCCCTGCCCAAAACAGTGGTCTCAGACACCTTCGTGGTAGCGGCCGACAACGCCTGGCGGGACACCACCACCGTTATTCCTGGCGACGAAGTGCCCGGCTGGATTGGCGCCTGCCGGCAAGAAGGAAACGGCGACATCCTGATTTTCGCGAGCAGGGTCCTTTGGAACAGCCTCCTCGATATGCGGTTGGTGGATGAAGTCCACCTGATGATCAGCCCTAACGCACTGGCTGAAGGCATACCGATTTTCACCCTGTCCGCAGCCTTCACCCTTCTGGATTCCGTGAGATTCGATTCATCATCCAACGTCCTCCTGAGGTATGAACCGAACCGCGGCTAGCCCAGCCTGTTTCTGTGTCTCTTCCCCCGCTTCGAAAAAACGAGGATGAGAACGATGGGGATGAAAATCATGGCCAGGATAGTGCCAATGCCCCGGACCATGATGCCGTCGCTCTCGTAGCCCAGCACCACTGACTGGCCGGGCTCCTGCGCGCGGTACGCCACCGTGACTTCCTCGCCGTCCGTCGGGTGCTGGTCGTGGTCCACGGTGGCCGAGGTGTAGCGGACCGTTCCGTCGGCGGACGTGTACCTCACCCTGATGTCCCTCTGCGAAGCCCTCCTGGCGTCGTTGAAGTCGACGATGGTTCCGGTGGTGTGCACACCCGTCCGCGCGATCTCGTCATCCGCATCAGCCATCCGGGAACCGACACCGATCATCACCGGCCCCACCAGGACCATGACAAGGGCCAGCGCCACCTGCAGGGCGCGGCTCAGCAGTGTTTGGGGCTGGCGGTTTACAGCGGCATCCGGGGAACTCACGGCGCCCATTCTGCCGGATGACCGGGGCTGAAACCTATCCGGGCGCGACAGGCTCAAGCACCGGATCCGCCGGCAACCGCCCGCCGGTACGTGCTCGGCGTGAACCCCAGGTACTTCTGAAAGTCATTCGTCAGATGTGCATGGTCGGCGTACCCAAGCTCGGCAGCTATCGCTGCGAGATCCGCTGAAGCATCCAGGCGCGTCCGCTCGGCAGCGTCCTGAAGCCTCCGACGGCGGATCAGCGCGGCAGGGCTGAGGCCGATGTACTTCCTGGCCAGACGCTGCAGGGTCCGCTGCGAAACCGCCAGCGCAGACGCCGCGTCCTCGACCCGGACTACCGAGGCGTCCGAACCGATGACGTCCATCAGCCGGTTGGCCAGCAACGCCTCCTCGGACACTGCGGGCCCGGCAAAACAAGCCAGCCACCCCGCAAAGGCATCCACTGCCCGCTCGAGGCGAGTATCGCCGTCGTACGTGTTCATGACCTCCGAGACGGAAAGGTGCAGATGCTCCGCGGCCACCGCCACCTCCGTGTCCCGCAGGCTGGAGGGATCGTCGGTGAACAGCGGCACGGCCGCCGGCCGCAGCAGCGCACCAACCGCCCAGCCCCGTCCGGCCAAGTCCCGATAGGCGGCCCGGGTAGTCGGGCCGGAGAAGACCACGCCATCAGGCTGCACCACGAGGTTGGAGCCCGGGTACGCGATCAGGTGCTGGCGGGATGTGCGGCCTGGCCCGATGTCCCACTCCGGAATCCAGAACCACTGGACCAGGTCCGCCACGGGGGCCGGCGCTGGAAGGCGGTGAAAACTGGGAAGCCGGGTCGGGTACAGGATCCCCTTGAACGAACTCTCCATCGGTCCCCTCAGACTGTCGCGAATCTCCAAGCGCCGCCGCTGACGGGGCACGTAGCGTCATGGATATGACAGATACTACAAGCACCGAATCGACCACCGCCGCCCACGGAGAGCACACAACGAATGGGATTCCGAACGGCCTGACGAGCCTCACGCCGTTCCTCGCTGTGACCAGCGCCAGGGAAGCGATCGCCTTCTACAAGGACGTGTTCGGCGCCCGCCTAGTAGGCGCCACGGAGATGCGCGGAGTCGTGGTCCACGCGGAACTCGACTTTGGGAACGGCCACCTCCAGCTCGGCGAACCCAACCCCGAATACCACCTGGTCCCAGCGCCGGAGGGTGAAAACGACTGCTACTCCCTGGGCCTCTACTGCCCGGACGCCGACGCCCTGGTGCAGCGCGCAGAACAGGCCGGAGCTACGATCCGCGAGCCACTGGCCACGTTTGTCTCAGGCGACCGATATGCCAGCATCCGGGACCCCTTCGGCGTCCGCTGGTCCATCATGACCCGCGTGGAGGACCTCTCCGAAGAGGAAAGCAACCGCCGGGTCGAAGAATGGGCGGCGCAGCAGGGCTAAGGCTGGCCCCGCATTCCCAGGAAGCGGCTACCCCTTGACCTCAGCGGGGCCCCGGCGCCGCGGGGGTTTCGCCGTTGCCGACCGCCTCGATCCAGTCGACCACCTGGTCCGGAAAATAGAACCCCGAGGGCTCGTCGTCCCCGGCCCGCCAGACATCCGAGGCGGCCGGGCCGCCGGCTTCCGTGATTTCGGCGACCAGTTCGTCCGGGACGGCGTCGCCGTTGTTCTCAATCAGCCATGCCTGCGTGGCGGGATTGAGGTTGGGCCACCATTGCTCGATGTTCATGGTGGAAGTCTGCCACCCGGAGACGCGCCCGGTTAGGGCGGGCCTTCATCCGCGGGGTTTTCTTGTTGATGACGAAGGTGCGGCCGCGGCGGCGGACAATCTGCGCACCCGGTATTTTTTTCAGCGCCCGCAGCGAGTTCCGTACTTTCATGAGTTGCTCCTTTGTGTTGTTTCGGTAGTCCGGTTCAGGTCGAACGGGTCATTGATTGCGCCGGGGCCGGAGGCCGTCTCCGCTTCGGTCAGTTCGCAGCCGGTGAAGACTCGGCCGGGGTCCGCACGGAACCCGGGACGGTACGCGCCGTTGCCTCCGCGAGGTTGTGCCGGCCCGGCCGGATGTCACCGGCACTTTCGGCCACCACCGCGTGCGGGGCCAGCTCTTTGATCAGCTGGATTCCGCGGGCACGCGCCGCAGGATCAACGGGCACCAGGGCCGGGTCGGCCAGCAGGACGGTGTCGCCGAACGACAGCTCCCCTATGAGGAATTCCCCCGGCGTCCGCTCGTCCTCGGGAACGGGGGTGAACCCGGACTCGAACAGGGAATGACGGTCCCAGATCTGGTCCTCCACGGCATCCGGGGCGCAGGCCAGCACCACGGAGTCAATCGTGAAGGCGGCACCGAGGCCCTGCAGCAGAGCCTGCACCGCCGTGGTGCCCGCTACGCCCGGAGGCAACCCCAGAATGAGGCGGGAACCCGCCGTCAGCAGCCGCTTCACCGTAGGCACCACGTCCAGGCGCACGGTACAGCTCAGGCACCCATGTTCCAGTACCGACTCTTCCCGCTCGAGGCGGCGGTCAGTGTCCGTGCGTCTGCGGTGGCCGTCCTGCCATGCGCGGCCCGCGGCGGTTCTGGAGTGCCGTGGCGGGACCGGCCCAGGTGGCCCATTCCTTGACGTCGATCGTGGGCCTTCCGAGGAAGTGGCCTTGACCGGCAGCCACTGCCAGCCGGGTCAGGACCGCAAGTTCGGCGGCGGTTTCAATTCCGACGGCGGCCAGCGCCGCCCCGGTCTGCCGGCCGAATTCGACCAGGTCGGCCACCAGGTACTGGCGGCTTGGATCGGCGTCGATACCCGCAACCAGGCCGCGGCCGATCTTGATGACGTCCGGCCGGAGGGAACGGATGTGGCGCATGGAGGCAGCGTCCGTCCCGGCCTCATCCACCGCCAGCCCCATGCCGGACCGGCGCAGTGGCGTCAGGACGTCCAGCAGGGGTTCCAGCTCGTCCGACTGGAGCGGTTCGGTGAGTTCCAGCATGATCCGGGACGGTTCCAGAGCCGCGTGTTCCAGGAATCCCGGCAGCCGGGGATCCAGGCACACGGCCGGCGAGAGGTTCAGGGCCACCACCAGATGGTGCGGCAGATCCTGCGCCGCGGCCACAGCGGTCTGCAGCGCTGAGAACTCCAGGTCCGCACCCAACCCGACGGCGGCGGCATTCTTGAACCACGAACCTGCACCGTCGCCGTCCTCCCACAGGAACCGCGTCAGGGCCTCCGCGCCGATGACACCGCCGCGGCCAAGCTCGTGGATCGGCTGGAATGCCGTGACCAGCATGCCGCCATGCAGGATCGCCTCGATGGCGGCCTGCCCGCGGCCGGGGACGCTGATCTGCTCCCCGGCCGGAGGCCGGTGCACGTCCTGCTTTTGGGGATTCGGCCTGTTGTTGGCCTGCCGGGCCAGGGAGCGGGTGAAGATCAGGTGCTCATGGAGTGCCGCCTCCGGATTTCCGGGATGCGCCGCCACATGTTCCCGCAGCCGCTCCCGGACCTCGGCCCCCTCCGGATCCGTTCCGGCCAGGACGGCCTCGATGATCTCGTAGGCCTGCTCCCGCACCAGCGGGACCTCGTCGCCAGCCCCGCCGGCACCCGGCAGGCCGGTACCCGGCAGGCCGTCATCGGAGGGGGACCGGGTACTGTCCAATGGGTACTCCTCTGGCTCCGGGCGGCTGGCCGCTGGCTGGACTTCCTGCCCTCTGGATGCATCATAAGCGCAGCTGAGTCGCCGTTACAGGTCTGTGAAAACAATTTCACGAATCTGTAAACAAACGTCACTGACTAGACTGTGAGCGTGCCGTCCACCCCGCCTCCCCCGTCCGGCCCCGACTCCCGCAGAAGTAGGTTCGCCGAAAAGCTCTTGCCGGGCGGCGCCGAGCCGGACCCTCGGTTCACCCTGGCCAATGAGCGCACGTTCCTGGCGTGGATCCGCACCTCCCTGGCGCTCCTCGCCGGCGGGATTGCGGTGGAGGCCTTCACCACGGACGTCTTTCCGGAGCCCATCCGCCGCGGGCTGGCGGTTCTGCTCCTGCTGTTGGGCATGCTGCTGAGCGCGGGCTCGGCCGTTCGCTGGCTGCGGGTTGAGGCGAGCCTGCGCTCGAACCGGCCGCTGCCCCTGCCGCTGATTGGTCCGCTGCTCGCCGCCGGCTGTGCCGTCGCGGCGGCGGTGGTGATCGCCGTCGTCGTTCTGGCCTGACCCGTGGACGAAGACCCGGCCACTGCTCCCCTTCCCGGCGACGGCCCGCTCGACGGCGACCCCGGGCTGCAGCCCGAGCGCACAGCGCTCGCCTGGGGCCGGACCGTGCTGACGCTGATTGCCGCGAGCGCGATGAGCCTGCGCTGGCTCCCGGACCAGGGACCGTTCGTGCTGGCGATGTTCGGCCTCACCGTCGCCGCCGGGACCGGCATCTACGCCACCCAGCGGCGGCGCTACCGGCGCAGCGTCGAAGGAATCAGGGCCGGGCATCTGACCCCGGACACCGCCGCGGTGTTCTGGACCGCCGGAGCCTGTGTTGTCCTCGGGGCGTTAGGCGTCTGGCTGGTGCTGAGCTGAGCCCTTTGCGGCGGAGGCCCGCACGGGAGCGCCAACGGACAGTTAAGCCCCGGCCGGGGCTTAACTGTCCGTCCGCCCTGATGAACAAATTCACTGTTGCCCGGCCCGGGCCGTGAACCTACACTCTGGACATCACCCACCGTTCCCGGAGTATTTCACCCCCTGACCCGGAAGCATCGACCGATGGCTACAGTTCATCAAGACAGCCCCGGACGCGAGACCCAACAGGCGCTGCAGGAGCTGCGCGGGCGGCTGTCGGGCTCGTTGATCGAGCCGCAGGACCCCCTCTACGACGATGCCCGTGCGGTATGGAACGGCATGGTCGACGTCCGTCCGCTCGCCGTCGCCCGGGCAGGTGCTGTCTCGGACATCGACGCAGTGCTCGATGCCGTACGGCGCAGCGGCCTGTCGCTGGCTGTCCGCGGCGGCGGCCACAACATCGCCGGACACGGCACGGTCAAAAACGGCCTCGTTCTGGATCTCGGCCCCCTCCGGCGTGTGAAGGTCGACGCCGGGAAAGGGCTCGTTACCGTCGAACCCGGGGCGACGCTCGCAGACGTGGACCGGGCCACGGCCGCGCACGGCCTGGCCGTTCCGCTGGGGGTGATCAGCGGAACAGGGGTTGCCGGGCTCACCCTTGGCGGCGGGGTTGGCTGGCTGACCCGCACGTACGGCCTGAGCCTGGACAACCTGGATTCCGCTGACGTCGTTACCGCCGGCGGGGACCACGTGCATGCCAGCGGCCAGAAGAATTCCGAGCTGTTTTGGGGACTGCGGGGCGGCGGCGGAAACTTCGGGGTCGTATCCTCCTTCACCTTCCGCGCCCACCCGCTGCCGGCAGCACCCCTGGGCGGGAACCTCTTTTACCGCCAACAGCACTGGCGCAACGCCCTCATGGCGGTCGCTGCCTGGACCCGGAATTTGCCTGAGGCGATGAACCCGATCATCTCCTTCCTGGTGCTGCCGCCCGAATTCGGGATGGGTGATGAACCGTGGATGGTTGTCGGGTTCGCCTGGGCATCTCACGACCACCAGGCCGGCCTGAACCTCGTGGACCAGCTGCGCATCCAGGCTCGCCCCGACGAACAGGAGGTGGGCCCCACGTCATGGCTGGACTGGCAAAGTGCCATGGACACCGTGTTCCCCAAGGGCTCACGCGGCTACTGGAAGAACGTTTCGTTCTCCCGCCTCGATGAGGAGGTGGTCGGCGTCCTGCTGAGTTTCGCCTCCGAACTGGCCTGGCAAGGGACCGGGATCGACATCCACCACCTGGGCGGCGCCTTCGGCCGGGTGCCGGAAGGAGCCACGGCCTTCCCGAACCGGTCCGCGCGCTACTGGCTCAACGTCTACGGGTTCTGGCGCGATCCGTCCGAGGACGAACGGCTCACGGCCTTCGCCCGCAGGGCATACGCCCTGATGCAGCCGTTCTCCGAGCACGGCGAATACGTCAACTTCCTGGGCGCCGAACTCGGACACCAGGACGCCGACGCCGCGCGCCACGCCTACGGGCCGGAGAAATACCGGCGCCTCGTGGCCATCAAGAACCGCTACGACCCGCAGAACGTGTTCCGGTACAACCACAACATTCTGCCCACCCCCGCCTGAGCCGCAGTCCGCGGACGCCCCGTGAATGGTGAAAGCGCCAGACCGGGCGGTTCGGCATTTCCGGCAACATTCTGCCGATACGGGTCCCTACCTCTGGCCCTTGGGGTGGCCGCTTGATTCACGGGGGATGAGCGTAGGCATGGACTTGCTCACCCGCGGCTCTTTGTCGGGATCGATAATGAGATCGATCGCGGTCCTGGCTATTTGGGCAAGGGGAGTCCGGACGGAGGTCAGCGGGGTAGGAAGACGGGATGACAGGGGGATGTCGTTGTATCCGACCAGCGACAGGTCCCCG
This window harbors:
- a CDS encoding EAL domain-containing protein — encoded protein: MDSTRSPSDDGLPGTGLPGAGGAGDEVPLVREQAYEIIEAVLAGTDPEGAEVRERLREHVAAHPGNPEAALHEHLIFTRSLARQANNRPNPQKQDVHRPPAGEQISVPGRGQAAIEAILHGGMLVTAFQPIHELGRGGVIGAEALTRFLWEDGDGAGSWFKNAAAVGLGADLEFSALQTAVAAAQDLPHHLVVALNLSPAVCLDPRLPGFLEHAALEPSRIMLELTEPLQSDELEPLLDVLTPLRRSGMGLAVDEAGTDAASMRHIRSLRPDVIKIGRGLVAGIDADPSRQYLVADLVEFGRQTGAALAAVGIETAAELAVLTRLAVAAGQGHFLGRPTIDVKEWATWAGPATALQNRRGPRMAGRPPQTHGH
- a CDS encoding DUF3592 domain-containing protein; the encoded protein is MSSPDAAVNRQPQTLLSRALQVALALVMVLVGPVMIGVGSRMADADDEIARTGVHTTGTIVDFNDARRASQRDIRVRYTSADGTVRYTSATVDHDQHPTDGEEVTVAYRAQEPGQSVVLGYESDGIMVRGIGTILAMIFIPIVLILVFSKRGKRHRNRLG
- a CDS encoding MarR family transcriptional regulator, whose product is MVLNTLSSGPVTPGELKHTLRPFAAADAEAAQERDMAGMVRRDLLFLLDGRLGLTDAGVALHAAASGLVEAARLELTAGIGMDEYAMAVSVLERMSKNAERLAAR
- a CDS encoding FAD-binding oxidoreductase; its protein translation is MATVHQDSPGRETQQALQELRGRLSGSLIEPQDPLYDDARAVWNGMVDVRPLAVARAGAVSDIDAVLDAVRRSGLSLAVRGGGHNIAGHGTVKNGLVLDLGPLRRVKVDAGKGLVTVEPGATLADVDRATAAHGLAVPLGVISGTGVAGLTLGGGVGWLTRTYGLSLDNLDSADVVTAGGDHVHASGQKNSELFWGLRGGGGNFGVVSSFTFRAHPLPAAPLGGNLFYRQQHWRNALMAVAAWTRNLPEAMNPIISFLVLPPEFGMGDEPWMVVGFAWASHDHQAGLNLVDQLRIQARPDEQEVGPTSWLDWQSAMDTVFPKGSRGYWKNVSFSRLDEEVVGVLLSFASELAWQGTGIDIHHLGGAFGRVPEGATAFPNRSARYWLNVYGFWRDPSEDERLTAFARRAYALMQPFSEHGEYVNFLGAELGHQDADAARHAYGPEKYRRLVAIKNRYDPQNVFRYNHNILPTPA
- a CDS encoding YidH family protein codes for the protein MPSTPPPPSGPDSRRSRFAEKLLPGGAEPDPRFTLANERTFLAWIRTSLALLAGGIAVEAFTTDVFPEPIRRGLAVLLLLLGMLLSAGSAVRWLRVEASLRSNRPLPLPLIGPLLAAGCAVAAAVVIAVVVLA
- a CDS encoding dihydrofolate reductase family protein gives rise to the protein MRRVVVCNIASVDGFYAASDGNPLVLNMDAAFDEYNRTRIEAADMLLLGRKSFEGFSSYWPGIATAPDDPGNRAVSEDNRRISRAFNSLPKTVVSDTFVVAADNAWRDTTTVIPGDEVPGWIGACRQEGNGDILIFASRVLWNSLLDMRLVDEVHLMISPNALAEGIPIFTLSAAFTLLDSVRFDSSSNVLLRYEPNRG
- a CDS encoding VOC family protein; this translates as MTDTTSTESTTAAHGEHTTNGIPNGLTSLTPFLAVTSAREAIAFYKDVFGARLVGATEMRGVVVHAELDFGNGHLQLGEPNPEYHLVPAPEGENDCYSLGLYCPDADALVQRAEQAGATIREPLATFVSGDRYASIRDPFGVRWSIMTRVEDLSEEESNRRVEEWAAQQG
- a CDS encoding DUF202 domain-containing protein — encoded protein: MDEDPATAPLPGDGPLDGDPGLQPERTALAWGRTVLTLIAASAMSLRWLPDQGPFVLAMFGLTVAAGTGIYATQRRRYRRSVEGIRAGHLTPDTAAVFWTAGACVVLGALGVWLVLS
- a CDS encoding helix-turn-helix transcriptional regulator encodes the protein MESSFKGILYPTRLPSFHRLPAPAPVADLVQWFWIPEWDIGPGRTSRQHLIAYPGSNLVVQPDGVVFSGPTTRAAYRDLAGRGWAVGALLRPAAVPLFTDDPSSLRDTEVAVAAEHLHLSVSEVMNTYDGDTRLERAVDAFAGWLACFAGPAVSEEALLANRLMDVIGSDASVVRVEDAASALAVSQRTLQRLARKYIGLSPAALIRRRRLQDAAERTRLDASADLAAIAAELGYADHAHLTNDFQKYLGFTPSTYRRAVAGGSGA
- a CDS encoding three-helix bundle dimerization domain-containing protein, with translation MDDTEKHETIAKVTDRLAARYPETPRNLIAAVVAEEYALLDSGRIRTYIPTLVERGARNRLRESASAPPSGI